One segment of bacterium DNA contains the following:
- a CDS encoding DeoR/GlpR family DNA-binding transcription regulator, with translation MNSSVTDVSTRQIEIINKLQDCGSVSVKDLARDFAVSEMTIRRDLARLQNRGLLQRTHGGGAPAGKLKFLQNALLHYTASVTKSAIGELAASLVSPGETIMVDSGSTTLEVARHLPKSLGLTIATTSLCVAQELYGSPIQVMVLGGILRSDFPGLIGPITDSILSNLHVNTLFIGCDGADSQNGFYMSDLNASGQERAMIRVADRVILVTESTKFKRCTFARFAAPYEIDTIITDPGISQTDKANLEEAGVKVLIANTTQS, from the coding sequence ATGAACTCATCTGTCACAGACGTATCCACCAGACAAATTGAAATAATAAACAAGCTCCAGGACTGCGGCTCAGTCAGTGTAAAGGATCTGGCGCGTGATTTTGCGGTTTCTGAGATGACAATACGGCGTGACCTGGCTCGACTTCAAAACCGGGGACTGCTGCAAAGGACTCACGGCGGCGGTGCACCAGCCGGAAAGCTTAAATTTCTTCAAAATGCACTCCTGCACTACACCGCATCAGTGACCAAATCAGCCATTGGTGAGCTTGCAGCAAGCCTCGTATCGCCTGGTGAAACCATTATGGTTGACTCAGGATCGACAACACTTGAAGTGGCAAGACATCTGCCAAAAAGTCTTGGCTTAACAATTGCGACAACTTCATTGTGCGTGGCGCAGGAATTATATGGCTCGCCTATACAGGTAATGGTATTGGGAGGAATCCTTCGCAGCGATTTCCCAGGGCTAATCGGACCCATAACCGATAGCATTCTGAGTAATTTGCATGTAAACACGCTTTTTATCGGCTGTGATGGTGCGGACAGCCAAAACGGCTTTTATATGTCCGATCTCAACGCATCCGGCCAGGAGAGAGCGATGATCCGAGTGGCTGATAGAGTAATCCTTGTGACTGAGAGCACAAAGTTCAAGCGCTGTACATTCGCAAGGTTTGCCGCTCCGTATGAAATAGATACCATCATCACAGACCCAGGCATATCCCAAACAGACAAAGCAAACCTCGAGGAAGCCGGGGTAAAGGTTTTGATCGCGAACACCACACAAAGCTAG
- a CDS encoding aspartate aminotransferase family protein, whose protein sequence is MHKSNWAKVEPGAVPNIVSETIPGKKSCELNKRGMAHMIGYSSQVILCPVVFEKGHGVTLTDVDGNTYIDFSSGIYVTTLGHCHPKISEAIAFHAKNLMNCHDFNTPIKVALLEKLAEVQPWDLTGIQLYDSGTTAVEAGLRVCRAATGKSEFISCFMDFHGKTGHAVSCGKMNQTNGVGRSQGFYMVPRPYPYRPMFKKPDGSIDTDAYINFYADFIDYATTGNIAAFVLEPVQGWAGSIFPPEDFFPKLRKFCDDRSILLMADEVLTSMGRTGKYFCMEHYDTRPDVTTVGKGFGNGFPVTGMLVSERYKESINKISASTSYGGNPMACAAALASLEVIEEENLLENSSMLGEYFDKRMRQIKQSHPIVGDVRGKGCLLGVELVKDRETKEPFLEAGKLVYQKAFRKGLAWVPAGHILRMSPPIVMGIDIATKGMDIIEEAIAEVEKEFGY, encoded by the coding sequence ATGCATAAGAGTAATTGGGCAAAGGTGGAACCAGGCGCTGTGCCGAATATCGTATCCGAGACTATTCCAGGCAAAAAGTCATGTGAACTGAATAAGCGAGGCATGGCTCATATGATTGGATATTCAAGTCAGGTAATACTGTGCCCGGTTGTCTTCGAGAAAGGGCATGGCGTAACCTTGACGGATGTTGACGGCAACACCTATATAGACTTTTCCAGCGGCATATATGTCACTACTCTCGGCCATTGCCATCCGAAGATCAGTGAGGCTATCGCTTTTCATGCAAAGAACCTCATGAACTGCCACGATTTCAATACTCCGATAAAGGTGGCGCTGCTTGAAAAGCTGGCCGAGGTCCAGCCATGGGATTTGACGGGCATTCAGCTATATGACAGCGGTACCACGGCTGTCGAGGCCGGACTGCGAGTATGCAGAGCCGCAACAGGCAAGTCCGAGTTCATCTCATGTTTCATGGATTTCCACGGCAAAACCGGTCATGCGGTGAGCTGCGGCAAGATGAACCAGACCAACGGTGTGGGCAGAAGCCAAGGCTTCTACATGGTTCCAAGACCGTATCCATACAGGCCGATGTTCAAGAAACCCGACGGCTCCATAGACACGGACGCATATATCAATTTCTATGCGGATTTCATCGATTACGCGACCACCGGCAACATCGCGGCATTTGTGCTCGAACCTGTTCAGGGCTGGGCCGGGTCTATATTCCCGCCGGAGGATTTCTTTCCGAAACTGCGTAAGTTTTGTGATGACAGGAGCATCCTGTTGATGGCGGATGAGGTGCTGACTTCGATGGGCAGGACCGGAAAATACTTCTGCATGGAGCACTACGACACCAGGCCGGATGTCACCACTGTCGGCAAGGGTTTCGGCAATGGCTTTCCAGTGACCGGTATGCTGGTCTCCGAGCGTTACAAGGAGAGCATAAACAAGATATCCGCATCCACCAGTTACGGCGGCAACCCCATGGCATGTGCGGCTGCGTTGGCAAGTCTCGAAGTTATAGAAGAAGAAAACCTGCTTGAAAACTCGAGTATGCTCGGTGAATATTTCGACAAACGCATGCGCCAAATCAAGCAGTCACACCCCATAGTGGGCGATGTGCGCGGAAAGGGTTGCCTTTTGGGTGTGGAACTGGTCAAAGACCGCGAGACCAAGGAGCCGTTTCTTGAGGCAGGCAAGCTGGTCTACCAAAAGGCATTTCGCAAGGGGCTGGCATGGGTTCCGGCAGGCCATATTCTGCGAATGTCGCCGCCGATTGTAATGGGGATTGACATAGCCACCAAGGGGATGGATATTATAGAAGAAGCAATCGCTGAAGTAGAGAAAGAGTTTGGCTACTGA
- a CDS encoding Gfo/Idh/MocA family oxidoreductase, with protein MESLGVGVIGFGFIGKVHTYGYLNIPLFYNPVPLKTRLVGVATSKDSTAKAAAEQGGFEFGTSDWHELIERDDIQIINICSPNSQHVDQLLAAMKAGKHIYCDKPLIVSDEDAGFIADALADYHAVAQITLQYRFYPATLRAKQMIDDGYLGNIVSFRAAYMHSGSVDPSKPMGWKQLKSEGGGVLRDLGSHILDLMDHLIGPTTDIFAHSRILYPERPDGSGRMVSIEAEDQALMIVKLKKGAVGTIEATKIATGAEDELRFEIHGDKGALRFNLMDPNYLDFYSLDDPEAPLGGERGWRRIATVQKYEKPAGFPGPKFSIGWIRGHMHCLYSFLDSIANGRHAEPSFERGLHLHHMLSAAEKSAATSTWQKLPERKGESI; from the coding sequence GTGGAGAGTTTAGGTGTCGGGGTCATCGGGTTCGGGTTTATCGGCAAGGTGCACACGTATGGGTATTTGAACATACCTCTCTTCTATAATCCCGTTCCGCTGAAGACAAGGCTTGTAGGGGTCGCTACATCCAAGGATTCCACGGCAAAGGCGGCAGCAGAACAGGGTGGTTTTGAGTTCGGCACATCCGACTGGCATGAACTTATTGAGCGTGATGACATTCAGATAATCAACATCTGCTCGCCCAACAGTCAGCACGTCGATCAACTGCTGGCTGCGATGAAAGCGGGCAAGCATATATATTGTGACAAGCCCCTCATCGTCAGTGATGAAGATGCAGGGTTCATAGCCGATGCGCTGGCTGATTATCATGCCGTCGCCCAGATCACACTGCAATACAGGTTCTATCCGGCGACCCTGCGCGCAAAGCAGATGATAGATGACGGATATCTGGGCAATATCGTCAGTTTTCGCGCGGCATATATGCATTCGGGGAGTGTGGACCCGTCAAAGCCTATGGGCTGGAAGCAGTTGAAGTCCGAAGGGGGAGGGGTGCTGCGCGACCTCGGCTCGCACATTCTTGACCTGATGGACCATTTGATCGGACCTACGACCGATATCTTCGCGCACTCGCGCATTCTATATCCCGAAAGGCCGGATGGAAGCGGACGAATGGTCTCAATTGAGGCTGAAGATCAGGCGCTGATGATTGTAAAACTCAAAAAAGGAGCCGTCGGCACTATCGAAGCCACGAAGATAGCTACAGGCGCAGAGGACGAATTGAGGTTCGAGATTCACGGAGACAAGGGTGCTCTCAGATTTAACTTGATGGACCCGAACTATCTGGACTTCTACAGTTTGGATGATCCCGAGGCTCCACTGGGCGGCGAGCGCGGCTGGCGCAGGATCGCGACTGTTCAGAAATACGAAAAACCCGCAGGCTTTCCCGGACCTAAGTTTTCGATAGGCTGGATCAGGGGTCATATGCACTGTCTGTATAGCTTTTTGGATTCGATTGCAAATGGCCGGCACGCCGAGCCGTCATTCGAGCGCGGTCTGCATCTGCATCACATGCTTTCCGCCGCAGAGAAATCGGCTGCCACATCGACCTGGCAAAAGCTGCCCGAAAGAAAAGGTGAGTCGATATGA
- a CDS encoding fucose isomerase → MKRKKPLLGLCPIGKFVFSHEDALKYKAIIENKLKLWNVDFVGVDDAIADGMVRSQNDVRPVVEYLKQKNIDALFIPHCNFGTEGAAAVIARDLNVPTLLWGPRDEAPMPDGRRLRDTLCGMFATSKVLRKLGVRFTYIENCSPDDDIFRDGVDNFTRAANVVRKMKGMRIGQIGGRIDFFWTTIINESELLERYGIEILPIDMVDFIKDVEELAGRDRDRYIEEIEKTDGKKQLSFDDFDSIDQIINIYAVRDAMLAIAEKYGLDAISVQSFMSICDALGCMIEYSCAMVTDTGVPAACESDIHGAISSVMLQAASFDTEPVFLADLTVRHPQNDNAVLIWHCNFPESLKHPDKPASIGSHWILPGQAPGSCHWEMKEGPITILRFDGDRGEYGAICGQGHSVEGPPTLNTYVWMEVTDWPAWERAFMMGPYIHHVAGCYGNYASVMKEASKYIQGLHYEQLP, encoded by the coding sequence ATGAAACGCAAGAAACCGCTGCTGGGGCTTTGCCCGATAGGCAAGTTCGTTTTCAGCCATGAAGACGCGCTCAAATATAAGGCGATCATAGAAAACAAGCTCAAGTTATGGAATGTCGATTTTGTCGGGGTTGATGATGCGATAGCCGACGGCATGGTCAGGTCACAGAACGATGTGAGGCCGGTTGTAGAATACCTGAAGCAAAAGAATATCGACGCGCTCTTTATCCCGCACTGCAATTTCGGCACCGAAGGGGCTGCGGCGGTTATTGCGCGCGACCTGAATGTGCCGACTCTGCTCTGGGGACCCAGGGATGAAGCCCCTATGCCCGACGGCAGGAGGCTACGCGACACTCTGTGCGGTATGTTTGCCACAAGCAAGGTACTGCGAAAGCTGGGGGTGAGGTTCACATACATCGAGAACTGCAGCCCGGATGATGATATATTCCGCGATGGTGTGGACAACTTTACGCGCGCGGCGAATGTGGTGCGAAAGATGAAGGGCATGCGCATCGGACAGATAGGCGGGCGCATCGACTTTTTCTGGACAACAATCATCAATGAGAGCGAGCTTTTGGAACGCTATGGTATCGAAATTTTGCCCATAGATATGGTGGACTTCATCAAGGATGTGGAGGAGCTTGCTGGCAGAGATCGAGATCGATATATCGAAGAGATCGAAAAAACCGATGGAAAAAAGCAACTGAGCTTCGACGATTTCGATTCTATCGATCAGATCATAAATATATACGCCGTGCGGGATGCTATGCTTGCGATAGCGGAAAAATATGGGCTGGATGCGATATCGGTTCAGTCGTTTATGTCTATCTGTGATGCCCTCGGGTGCATGATCGAATACTCGTGCGCTATGGTGACGGACACGGGAGTGCCTGCGGCTTGCGAATCGGATATTCACGGCGCGATCAGCTCGGTTATGCTTCAGGCCGCATCGTTTGATACGGAGCCGGTGTTTCTTGCCGACCTGACTGTCCGCCATCCTCAAAACGACAACGCCGTGCTGATATGGCACTGCAATTTCCCTGAGAGCCTAAAGCATCCCGACAAGCCTGCATCTATAGGTTCGCACTGGATCCTGCCGGGTCAGGCGCCGGGCTCATGTCACTGGGAGATGAAAGAGGGCCCGATAACCATTTTACGGTTCGACGGCGACAGGGGAGAATACGGCGCTATCTGCGGGCAGGGTCACAGCGTGGAGGGTCCGCCGACTCTCAACACGTATGTATGGATGGAAGTGACGGACTGGCCTGCTTGGGAGAGAGCGTTTATGATGGGTCCGTACATCCACCATGTTGCCGGATGCTATGGAAACTACGCCTCGGTTATGAAAGAGGCTTCAAAATATATACAGGGACTGCATTACGAGCAGTTGCCATAG
- a CDS encoding creatininase family protein, with product MSYLFRDQSWVQIQEHVDKKSLVILPVGTTEEHGPHLPVDTDARIAEAYGNALAEALSPDMPVLVMDTVRYGYSMKIMKNWPGTVVVRSRVFMDMIFDICKSLFDMGFTKIALLDCHGHHSGPLNTVSRELCDACDMAISIINPAVMSKDEFNAVRKSGPGGAIHACEWETSLALYISPEVVDMSKATNEDIMRYHSDFVAGDNFLGHQKVVWTSWYLQDSKNGVYGDPTLASAQTGKVIMDAAVSNGAAFLKEFWES from the coding sequence ATGTCATACTTGTTTAGAGACCAGTCTTGGGTTCAAATCCAGGAGCATGTGGACAAAAAGTCACTCGTGATTCTGCCTGTTGGAACCACAGAGGAGCATGGTCCGCATCTACCTGTCGATACGGATGCACGGATTGCTGAAGCATACGGCAATGCTCTTGCCGAGGCTTTGTCGCCGGATATGCCCGTTCTTGTTATGGACACGGTCAGATACGGCTACTCGATGAAGATCATGAAAAACTGGCCGGGGACAGTGGTTGTTCGTTCACGGGTGTTTATGGATATGATCTTCGACATATGCAAATCGCTTTTCGATATGGGTTTCACCAAGATTGCACTGCTGGACTGCCACGGTCATCACAGCGGCCCGTTAAACACTGTATCGCGTGAGCTTTGTGATGCATGCGATATGGCTATATCGATAATAAATCCTGCCGTTATGTCCAAGGATGAGTTCAATGCAGTCAGGAAATCCGGTCCCGGAGGCGCAATTCATGCATGCGAATGGGAAACATCGCTCGCACTGTATATCAGCCCTGAGGTTGTGGACATGTCCAAAGCTACAAACGAAGACATCATGCGATATCACTCCGATTTTGTGGCGGGAGACAATTTCCTGGGCCACCAGAAAGTGGTCTGGACGAGTTGGTATCTGCAGGACAGTAAAAATGGTGTATATGGCGATCCAACACTGGCCTCAGCCCAGACCGGTAAAGTAATCATGGATGCCGCAGTATCCAATGGTGCTGCATTTCTAAAGGAATTCTGGGAAAGCTAG
- a CDS encoding glycosidase, translating to MNKRYFVRQGAGPILTVNNIPCEANAVLNPGVAENDGDVVLLLRIESKNAMSHIRVARSHNGVDSWEFADQPILAPALPGYPHEEWGCEDSRVTKIAADEWVIAYTAYSRHGATVSLATTSDFDQVNRLGPAFIPTNKDAAVFPKKIGNRYYMLHRPDIGGKEDIYYTSTSKHLVDWTDPGLLMENRGGPYWDSERIGAGCPPIETQYGWLLIYHGTKAMGSKSIYRLGVALLDKADPTKVIARGDDWIFAPEADYEFKGLMPGVVFTCGALVRGDEIWMYYGAADTCVGLAVGKIDEIFKLVT from the coding sequence ATGAACAAAAGATATTTCGTCCGCCAGGGTGCCGGTCCTATTTTGACTGTCAATAACATTCCCTGCGAGGCAAATGCAGTGCTGAACCCGGGTGTGGCAGAGAATGACGGTGATGTCGTTCTGCTCCTGAGAATAGAGAGCAAGAATGCAATGTCTCACATTCGTGTTGCAAGGAGCCATAACGGTGTCGACAGTTGGGAGTTTGCCGATCAACCTATTTTGGCGCCTGCTCTGCCGGGCTATCCTCATGAAGAATGGGGCTGCGAAGACTCGCGTGTTACAAAGATCGCCGCAGACGAATGGGTGATTGCATACACGGCCTACTCGCGCCATGGCGCCACTGTTTCACTTGCCACCACATCCGATTTCGATCAAGTCAATCGATTGGGTCCTGCTTTTATTCCGACGAACAAAGACGCGGCGGTATTTCCCAAAAAGATAGGCAACAGGTATTATATGCTCCACCGTCCCGATATCGGAGGAAAGGAAGACATCTACTATACATCGACTTCCAAACACCTTGTAGACTGGACTGATCCCGGCCTGTTGATGGAGAACAGAGGTGGCCCATACTGGGACAGTGAGCGAATCGGTGCCGGCTGTCCCCCTATAGAAACGCAGTATGGTTGGTTACTTATATACCACGGAACTAAGGCTATGGGCAGCAAATCGATATACCGTCTGGGTGTGGCACTGCTCGACAAGGCCGATCCGACAAAGGTCATCGCTCGTGGAGACGATTGGATATTTGCCCCTGAGGCGGACTACGAGTTCAAGGGCTTGATGCCGGGAGTGGTGTTTACTTGCGGCGCGCTCGTGCGAGGAGATGAGATATGGATGTATTATGGCGCCGCAGATACCTGCGTTGGACTTGCTGTCGGTAAAATCGATGAAATTTTCAAGCTTGTCACCTGA